The Littorina saxatilis isolate snail1 linkage group LG1, US_GU_Lsax_2.0, whole genome shotgun sequence nucleotide sequence CAAATACATGATCTTCCATAACAGTGTTCAACTAGCTTCTTTTTCGATTTGACAGAGCAGTCGTGTATCGAGCTAGTTCATGTCAGGCAGTAATTGAAAATTGCATTCGAATACAGAGTCGCTTCCAAAACGGGATTGTTTGCTTCAACATCGATATGCtaaaactattaaaaaaaatgtaactgacTGAAAATGTATCTTTTTATTCCATAAAATTATTGAGGGCGTCATATCTGAATGAAAATAATtgtatttagttttttttacctAGTCCGGACTGTGGGATTACATTCCATCAATTGTCCACAAAATCCCttataatcatgcaaaataggTTTACACTTTGTTTCTTTTACCGATATCGCCGGGTCTTTTTAGTTACCCCGGTGAAAAATTAGTCCagtgtgttttgtttctgtcttttatGCCAACAGATTGACCACATGCGACCCGTTTTACATCTTGATAGGACGGCAAAAAAATGTGTTGCTCTCAAGCCGTAGCATACATGGTAGCAGCTTTTGTCACTTCCCTCCTCTTTATTTCCTTTGCTTGAGAGCAACACGCGTGGCTTGTGTACACTCTTTGGAACTCATCCAACCAAGGTTTCAAGTCGCGCAAAAAGGATCCATAAATAAGCACAAAAGAAAGAGTCAATAACCTGGCGCCCGTTTCGTAGCGTCACTAATTGCTTGCGGCCAGCCTCTCGCCATGCAAGACAGCCAGGGTGTACTTGGAACGATTTGGGGGCGAGCTAGGTAAGAATTAAACACGATTGGTTACTACCGAAAACGTCGTCTGCACTCGTCGgtaaagggcagaatatacctgcgcagtttcagtggcacagacgacgcactgcattgATGCTGcggtagggattatgacgagtacttggcctgtttttctttcacgcaacgtgtagcgggctgggataagctgcagtgcgtcgtctgtcctgctgaagttgaataggtgagcgccaggcctaaACAGCTATGATCGAACAGCACATTCGGATTAGCAGCTATTCAGCCACCATTTTTTTCCCGCATAGTGAGCACCTCCAAGGCATGCTATACTCTCGCCAAATCCGAGCCTTCCTCTCGGCGAGAATTCTCCAAGGAACGATACTTCCTCGCCCCATTCGCTTCACTTGCCAAATCTTGCGGCTAAGAAACGGGGACTGGCCTAGTTTTCGCCACAGCTGTGCCAAGCTGTCGATGCGTCACAACAACTCTACCTCCGGTGGAGCAAGACCGTTACTTACAGCAGTGCAAAATACTATACATAGATACACCTTGCTGGCAAACCGTCAACACTGACAACGGAGTGCGCTTGTTTAAGACGATCAGATTTAAGAGCAGCATGCGTTGTACAGGTTAAAACGGAGCTATTTCTACTACTATTCCCTCGCATCGATGAGAGTATTCTTCTAATTTTTGCTTATTTGATTGAGGACACTGAGAGAAAAGTCAAGAAGACGtggcaagcacacacacaaacatggagACCGTTTCTGAGTCAGGGTCCAGTGTGACTGTGGCCTTGCTGCTCGGACTTGTGGTCGTCATCCTGGCGTACCTCAGGTTCAAATCCACCAGCTCCAAAAAGCTGGCGCCGGGGCCGCGCGGTCTGGACGCGCTGCGTGGCATGGTGAGCGCACTGCGGGAAGGCAGTCTCAACAGACAGGCCGAGCAATGGAGCCGCCAGTACGGACCGCTCGTGCTGTGTCGTAGCGCTGTCGGGGACCTGTGTGTGCTTAACTCGCCGCGCCTCGTCAGGGAGATGTTCGCGAGCCGGGAAACCGAGCATCTCACCAACAACAGACCGAGATGCTTTGTAGGCTGGTTCGCACTGTACGACTTCCGTGACGTCATCGTCAGCAGTCCGCAGTACAGACCGGAGTGGCCCAAGATGAGGAAGATGTTCCATCAGGCCATCAAGGTAGGTCAGCCAGGAGAGGCGTGATTCAATACGTACGGCACTACAACATTATAAGCACTTATTAAACCTTATTACGTATTTAAATGCTTATAATGTTGTAGTGTTGTGTTTGTCGTTATATGCCATCTCTTgcttgagataataaagtcaatttcatttgatttgatgaagcagtggaaaaagtcaGTTGCCTAACGCTGGATTTACAATGAGGACATGATGGTAGTGTTGTGTACGGTTTTACGGATGAATGAAGGAAGGGGGGACGGATGAGTTGTCTTCAATTGCCCCGGCAGGGCAAAGCGATGACGCACCAAGGACTGTGCATGACTTCACAACGATACGTCATTACGTGTTGCGTATAGTTCTATGGGAACGGGTTGGACAGCAGAGACCATGACGTCACAGTAACACATCATTGTGTTAGACGTACAGTTCTACGGAACGGGGAGTAGAGCTGAGATCATGACCTCACAGTAATACGTCATTGTGTGTGACGTGCAGTTCTACGGAGACGGGGTGGAGAGGATGGAAAGCAAAGTGATGGAAGAGTTACGGCGCCTGACGACAGAGCTAGAGGCAGACTGCGGGCAGGATGTTGACATGGATCACGTGATCTCCACCTCTGCCATGCGAATCGTCCTTACACTGGTGAGTCTTGTTAACCATCCATCGGCCTGCACTTTTCATCTCTACCTCCTTTGGCTCTCCTTGTAGTGACTGTAAGGTTTAAAATATCTTTCACATTCTTTATCATGATCTCAAACTGGTTCTCTTTTGATGCTTTGTTCTGGTCAACGGAGGgtgaagtagaggttacatgccgagtctcagtgattattaaaaataatggtcgaagttggcggatcatgaaaaatgcgagcttcagcgagctttttcatgaccgcgaaccgagaccattatttttaataatcactgagacgaggtgtgtaacctctttattcctcctttcttcagttattcaaagaaaacaggagtttttgtgcgaaagtttgatcgaatctgaatcactcaaccagtcaacctgcgcaggcgatcgattaatgcgcggttgtatagttccgtgcaaatcattccattctgtcaacacttcttgtcagtttccctgttttagactaaaatcaagtacacagatatgctgttattctgctgtggcggtaaaggcagatattgtgtgttctgtttatgttttagtatcgtttaggataatgttctttcatcaaatgggactagcagacgaacttgtgcacccgtgttccaacgttaattactgtatgaagttcagttttctggggaaaatagtgtatgaaaccgctttatgttgtttaaattgatgagatgtgtgcatttggttgcgtgtgatctgtttataaaatgaaatattgttgaaaactgaccgtcggattgcagtcagtgttgtcgaagaaactgcgttaaaagaagggaaactactcttgtcggctagagtatcagttttgatatcgacgacctctttattgcttccccacttcaaaaacaaaaacacctaaatttaaaaacaaacaaatatatatgaaaatgtaattatcccagtatttggttgagcaagtgactaaagactttttgaaagaaaagacatttttaaatactgaaaagtacaagaaaagagtgaacaaaaagaaataataatcagagggagggatatggaacagccaaaactgagacaaatacttttgtaatttctttacagtaaatacaaaatgtccagagaattagcaatatatctaacattgactgactgtgtgatgatatcttctgctattggtctgtttcgacagtgatatcaaaatctcgacctccggtctcgattttgatatcactgtctcaacagaccatagcagaagatatcatcacacagtccgtcaatattgggtaataacATTCACTTGGCTTGATTATCCTTGGTTTTCCTTGGTTTTGGGGGTTTTCTTGCCTTGCCTATCACTagaagaaaatgtaagttttacgcacTCACAGCAAAGCTTTTAGAGGAATGTGAGACGCACAAAGCCCGGGCTTTGTGTTACAAAATAATAAGAATAACTTGAGAGATAACAAGAAAAAAGGAAGGGAGGGTTGAGGGGTAAGAAAAAGCCCACGGTTTACTGCCGGCGACAAGAGGGCTGGGGTTGGCTGGGGACCTAAGCTGGGTCGTACCCCTATCACTACAGCTAATGTAGGTCAACCATGCTGACCCCAGGTGACCGGCGAGTGTCCAGACCCGGAGGTTGCGGCCAGAGCCAAGCTGCTGAACGACCTGACCAACGAAATGTTTAGCCCCATCACGGACACCCTGCTGACCGCCTTCCCCTGGCTGCGCCACCTCCCCCTCCTGCCCTACCGCAAGCTCTGCCGTGACGTCATAACCACACGGGACTGCCTGATGCACGATCTGTTCACGGAGCCCAAGGTTAGCCGACTCTCCCATACActcccatcatcatcatcatcatcatcatcatcatcatcatcatcatcatcatcatcatcatcatcatcatcattatcttcaccatcatcatcgtcatcatcaccataatcatcaccatcatcatcgtcatcatcatcatcgtgatGGGTTGGTACTTGGAACAGCATGTTAAATATTTCGTAAAACCGACTTTCAGTTAGTTACATTCTGTAAGGCTTCATTTGCATTTACATCCTGGTGAAGTTATGTTTTTAGATTTattatgtgttttgttttgtattcataCCCAGTCACTGTGTGTCTGCGGCGTAGCTATTCAATACATGTTAAGATACAGTAACTGTATAACATGTGGAGGGGCTGCTATTTGTTGCaaataatgttgttgtttttttgcccGTGTAAAAGTTCTTGAAGTTCACAACTATCTGTTTTTGGCGCTGCTATAGTAAATTAAATTGTCAAACCTCAGAAGACAATACATTCAACAAGATAACTTGCTTCTGTCGTTAGGCCACCCATGTCAGAGGTCAGCCGCGGGGCATTGTGGATGTGCTTCTTGACGAGCAAGAGAAGGAAGAGAACCAATGGATGACTGATGACCACATCCGGGGACTCGTTTTGAATATCATCGCTGCTGGTGTGTATGACATTGACAGTAGCATTacctggctgtctgtctggcatGACTGAGCATGGGTTAAGGTCTGCAGCAACGTTATTGCGCAAAGGTCACTTTTGCCTGGCTGTTTGAGAGACAATGAAGACAACATCGTGATCCACCATAATTATACTGATCTACGTATGTCGTTGCCATTATCAGCAGACTCTGAGATTTAATGGCCTACAATACCGATACATACACAGCCTGGTGGTGACCGTAGGAGTAATATTTTACTGCTGACATGATGTAGTCACCGAAACAAACTTTGCTCTCAACATTCTTTGTCAGTTCCACGGAAGATACGCAGAAGAAATGACAGATTTATTTTTAGGTGACGTCATTATGCGCACTATGACGTTTTCTCGAACATTGTTTCATTTCTGATGTTTCTGAGTTTTCATTTTAAAAGAGAGCGGCAAGAAGACACGTCTTGGTTTGTTCGGTCTGTGTAGTTACTCATTTAAAAATAAAGTTTGCCTAACCCGCTCCTTTGACCACTTCCAGCGGTCAGCACGTCCACACAAACACTGAAAGCGCTGTTCCTCTACCTCACCCACAACCCAGAAGTAGCTCGCAAACTCCAGGACGAGATTGACAGTAAGATCGGGAAGCGAACTCCACGACTACAAGACATGAGTGACCTCCCTTACGCAGAGGCGGTCACGTGGGAGACGCTGCGTCTTGCGTCTCCGGCCTCCATGGGGCTGCCCCATCTGACCACTGATGACGTCACGGTGGATGGCTACATCGTGCCCAAAGGAGCTACGGTATGAATATtgatacatatgtgtgtgtgtgtgtgtgtgtgtgagagagagagagagagagagagagagagagacagagacagagacagagacagagagacagagagagtgaattCAGAAGCTTACCGAGGGGAAAACGACTCAAACTTTCTTTACTTTTCGTTTCTTTGCTGTCCCAGGTGTTTGCAAACATATTGGGATTTCACCACGACCCAGAAATCTTCTCTGACCCAGAAGCTTTCCACCCTGAACGTTTCCTTGACGACGAAGGTCAAATGCTGCCTGCCAACGATCCACTGAGACAGAGGTGAGTCGTCTGGTTTGATCTCACGACTGTAACCGCTGTCAGTCCACATCCCGGGAACGACAGTATATACACAGAATAAACCATGGAAGCCAGTTAATGGTATCCGTATGCTAAATAGAAATGCAAGCGATCTGCACGAGTCATACAAGCTGTTAAAAGCCATTCCTTGCGTGTTTCATCttgttagttttgttttgttttgtgaaaagCTCAAATCGTAaagtaagcatttgcttgagtgcgtgtccaaGTTGTATATTTTGAATTGTTTGATGTGATGAATTCtaaatacaattttgtttaaaccaacatgaTACTACTTCCAAACGGGCCTCTCACCGGCTGGTGTTCTTGTGTATACAGGTAAGAAAGCTAGTCAGAAGTGCGTTACTGATACACGACGTTTCAGATGGCACGGACATTAATCTACGTcacaagtggatgaaatactATTTTAGTATAATAGACTTCTGTCTACGTACATAGCTTGACAAATGCTGTGGGgttcttttctctctgtttgtctgtctgtctgtctctctctctctcgctctcctttGCATGCAGTATTGGGGTGCTCGCCGTGTACATcattgtgtgtctatctgtctgcagTATGATCGCCTTCGGTGTGGGCAAGAGGAGCTGCGTCGGAGAGAGTTTCGCCAG carries:
- the LOC138946881 gene encoding farnesoate epoxidase-like, whose product is METVSESGSSVTVALLLGLVVVILAYLRFKSTSSKKLAPGPRGLDALRGMVSALREGSLNRQAEQWSRQYGPLVLCRSAVGDLCVLNSPRLVREMFASRETEHLTNNRPRCFVGWFALYDFRDVIVSSPQYRPEWPKMRKMFHQAIKFYGDGVERMESKVMEELRRLTTELEADCGQDVDMDHVISTSAMRIVLTLVTGECPDPEVAARAKLLNDLTNEMFSPITDTLLTAFPWLRHLPLLPYRKLCRDVITTRDCLMHDLFTEPKATHVRGQPRGIVDVLLDEQEKEENQWMTDDHIRGLVLNIIAAAVSTSTQTLKALFLYLTHNPEVARKLQDEIDSKIGKRTPRLQDMSDLPYAEAVTWETLRLASPASMGLPHLTTDDVTVDGYIVPKGATVFANILGFHHDPEIFSDPEAFHPERFLDDEGQMLPANDPLRQSMIAFGVGKRSCVGESFARSRVFLYVTTLLQQFDVLPPTQHELLPVTRSSWKNGIVLELKPYHAVFRPREHTQHVTPHRSTQS